A window of Pelagicoccus enzymogenes contains these coding sequences:
- the rpsI gene encoding 30S ribosomal protein S9, with amino-acid sequence MSVESNVFLGTGRRKTAVARVRLQEGTGKIVVNGKESEAFFSHDNFKRIALSPLATAELKDKVDIIAKVQGGGDSGQAGAISLGIARALLKLDGELRSPLKQAGLLTRDPRMKERKKAGQPGARKKFQFSKR; translated from the coding sequence ATGTCCGTTGAATCAAACGTATTTCTAGGCACTGGCCGTCGTAAAACTGCTGTTGCTCGCGTTCGTCTCCAAGAAGGAACCGGCAAGATCGTAGTGAACGGCAAGGAAAGCGAAGCCTTTTTCTCGCACGACAACTTCAAGCGCATCGCCCTCTCCCCGCTCGCAACTGCTGAGCTCAAGGACAAGGTCGACATCATCGCTAAGGTACAAGGTGGCGGCGACAGCGGACAAGCTGGCGCAATCTCCCTCGGTATCGCTCGCGCCCTCCTCAAGCTCGACGGCGAGCTCCGTTCCCCACTCAAGCAAGCTGGTTTGCTCACTCGCGACCCACGCATGAAGGAACGTAAGAAGGCCGGTCAGCCAGGGGCACGTAAGAAGTTCCAGTTCTCCAAGCGTTAA
- the rplM gene encoding 50S ribosomal protein L13, producing the protein MKTFLAKQETVQRNWYVIDAKDQVLGRLSVKIANILRGRNKPTYTPHVDTGDFVVVINADKIALTGKKEEQKQYMFYSGYVGGEKRLSVAQMQERQPDFVVKHAVKGMLPKNRLARKMLTKLKVYAGESHPHEAQNPEAISL; encoded by the coding sequence ATGAAAACATTTCTAGCCAAACAGGAAACAGTACAACGCAACTGGTACGTGATCGACGCCAAGGATCAGGTACTCGGACGTCTGTCTGTGAAGATCGCAAACATTCTACGTGGCCGCAACAAGCCGACCTACACTCCTCACGTGGACACAGGTGACTTCGTTGTCGTGATCAACGCCGACAAGATCGCCCTCACTGGTAAGAAGGAAGAGCAGAAGCAATACATGTTCTACAGTGGTTACGTCGGTGGAGAAAAGCGCCTCAGCGTCGCGCAGATGCAAGAGCGTCAGCCAGACTTCGTCGTCAAGCACGCAGTCAAGGGTATGCTCCCAAAGAACCGCCTCGCTCGCAAGATGCTCACCAAGCTCAAGGTATACGCTGGCGAGTCGCACCCACACGAAGCACAAAACCCAGAGGCAATTTCCCTCTAA
- a CDS encoding TorF family putative porin, with translation MKADRLLSRLCLTMLPFVCAGAFGGEFSTEVKVQSAYLDRGIKAADLTWFPSIEYAEGGFYVGAWAALPLEKKGSPNFYGDEVDLYAGYGWPVADKWGLDFGGIRHEHSGRAGTDEVYLGLFGELGTVSPSIYIYKDFDTRELFVEAAATVAVPLEGFPFEATGRLGYSDANRDYRYFGVDLVYPVELSRSSSLSLGLHYDDNDFGLGVPDSNLYGSASFQLRF, from the coding sequence ATGAAAGCCGATCGCCTCCTTTCCCGTCTCTGCCTAACCATGCTGCCCTTCGTTTGCGCGGGAGCCTTCGGGGGAGAATTTTCCACGGAAGTGAAGGTGCAGAGCGCTTACCTGGATCGAGGCATCAAGGCGGCGGACCTGACTTGGTTTCCCTCCATCGAGTACGCGGAAGGCGGTTTTTATGTGGGGGCTTGGGCGGCCTTGCCTTTGGAAAAGAAAGGCAGCCCTAACTTCTACGGCGACGAAGTTGACTTGTACGCGGGTTATGGCTGGCCGGTAGCAGACAAATGGGGGCTCGATTTCGGAGGAATCCGCCATGAGCATTCCGGCAGGGCCGGTACAGACGAAGTCTATCTAGGGCTCTTCGGGGAATTGGGAACGGTCTCTCCCTCAATATATATATACAAGGACTTCGATACGCGGGAGCTGTTCGTGGAGGCCGCGGCTACGGTGGCGGTGCCCTTGGAAGGTTTTCCCTTCGAGGCCACGGGAAGGCTTGGCTATTCGGACGCAAATCGGGACTACCGTTATTTTGGGGTGGACCTTGTCTACCCAGTCGAGCTGAGTCGGTCCTCGTCGCTTTCCTTGGGGCTGCACTACGACGACAACGACTTCGGCTTGGGCGTCCCTGACAGCAACTTATACGGAAGCGCCTCCTTTCAGCTCCGATTTTAG
- a CDS encoding DUF423 domain-containing protein: protein MSQPAKFRLNLSALIAAAGIGLGAFGAHGLKSQLAANDSVSAWETAVLYHLVHAVALFALALHADKLAGKWAYRLWAVGILLFSGSLYALALTKWSLLGPITPLGGVAFIAGWITLIFESRK from the coding sequence ATGTCCCAGCCCGCCAAATTCCGTCTCAACCTTTCCGCACTCATCGCCGCCGCCGGCATCGGCCTCGGAGCCTTCGGCGCCCACGGCCTCAAGTCCCAGCTCGCCGCCAACGACAGCGTCAGCGCCTGGGAAACCGCCGTGCTCTACCACCTGGTCCACGCCGTCGCCCTCTTCGCCCTCGCCCTGCACGCCGACAAGCTGGCCGGCAAATGGGCCTACCGCCTCTGGGCCGTAGGTATCCTGCTCTTCTCCGGATCCCTCTACGCCCTCGCCCTCACCAAATGGAGCCTGCTCGGCCCCATCACCCCCCTAGGCGGCGTCGCCTTCATCGCCGGCTGGATCACGCTCATCTTCGAGAGCCGCAAGTAA
- a CDS encoding CCA tRNA nucleotidyltransferase — protein MQPVRQPLALELPAPLKQALLALEAAGGTCRIVGGSVRDALLGIAPKDFDVEVYGLDLETIASALAKLGRTDLVGKAFAVVKLWTHGEEYDFAIPRRESKSGSGHRGFVIEADAHLSEEEALKRRDFTINALLYDHTSGEVIDYFGGLADLQSRTLRHVSPAFKEDPLRVLRGMQFAGRFQMELHEETATLCQEIGHEFWTLAKERIWTEWEKWARRSTSLSHGMRALEKSGWIRYFPQLNALRNLPQDPEWHPEGDTWTHTLHCLDALQRETDWNSLPESERGPLAFGTLCHDLGKARCTRWAEKRGDMHWISPGHETQSIWLAEQFFNAMRAPHEIRDKVMGLVGNHHFLNTAPEGGHSDASLRRLAKRLTPATTHELVYVMVADHRGRPPLISEAQDLRIAEFKKRIQELDLESHAPLPLLLGRHLIDRGLKPSPDFKRILDRAYEAQLDGAFTDESTALAWLVENWSALNS, from the coding sequence ATGCAACCTGTCCGCCAGCCCCTCGCCCTCGAGCTCCCCGCTCCGCTCAAGCAAGCCCTGCTCGCCCTCGAAGCCGCCGGCGGGACCTGCCGCATCGTGGGCGGATCCGTGCGCGACGCCCTCCTCGGAATCGCCCCTAAGGACTTCGACGTGGAAGTCTACGGCCTCGACCTGGAAACCATCGCCAGCGCCCTCGCGAAGCTGGGCCGCACCGACCTCGTGGGCAAAGCCTTCGCGGTGGTCAAGCTCTGGACCCATGGCGAGGAATACGACTTCGCCATTCCCCGCCGCGAATCCAAATCCGGTTCCGGCCACCGCGGTTTCGTCATCGAAGCCGACGCCCATCTCAGCGAGGAGGAAGCCCTCAAGCGCCGCGACTTCACCATCAACGCCCTCCTCTACGACCACACGAGCGGCGAAGTCATCGACTACTTTGGCGGCCTAGCCGACCTGCAATCCCGCACCCTTCGCCACGTCAGCCCGGCCTTCAAGGAAGACCCGCTGCGCGTGCTGCGCGGCATGCAGTTCGCCGGCCGCTTCCAGATGGAGCTGCACGAGGAAACCGCGACCCTCTGCCAAGAGATCGGCCACGAGTTCTGGACCCTTGCCAAAGAGCGCATCTGGACCGAGTGGGAAAAATGGGCCCGCCGCTCCACCTCCCTCTCCCACGGCATGCGCGCCCTCGAAAAAAGCGGCTGGATCCGCTACTTCCCCCAGCTCAACGCCCTGCGCAACCTTCCCCAGGACCCCGAATGGCACCCGGAGGGCGACACCTGGACCCACACCCTCCACTGCCTCGACGCCCTCCAACGCGAAACCGACTGGAACAGCCTCCCCGAAAGCGAACGCGGTCCCCTCGCCTTCGGCACCCTCTGCCACGACCTCGGCAAGGCCCGCTGCACCCGCTGGGCCGAAAAACGAGGAGACATGCACTGGATCAGTCCCGGCCACGAAACCCAAAGCATCTGGCTGGCCGAGCAATTCTTCAACGCCATGCGAGCCCCCCACGAAATCCGCGACAAGGTCATGGGACTCGTCGGAAACCACCACTTTTTGAATACCGCCCCGGAAGGCGGACACAGCGACGCCTCCCTGCGCCGTCTTGCAAAACGCCTCACTCCCGCCACCACCCACGAGCTGGTCTACGTCATGGTAGCCGACCACCGAGGCCGTCCGCCCCTCATCTCCGAGGCCCAAGACTTGCGTATCGCTGAATTCAAGAAACGTATCCAAGAACTGGATCTCGAAAGCCACGCGCCCTTGCCCCTATTGCTCGGCCGCCACCTCATCGATCGCGGTCTCAAGCCCAGCCCGGACTTCAAGAGGATTCTCGACCGAGCCTACGAAGCCCAACTCGACGGAGCCTTCACTGACGAATCAACCGCCCTTGCCTGGCTCGTCGAAAACTGGTCAGCTCTCAATAGCTAA
- a CDS encoding RidA family protein — protein MTLLSKEVFKITPLEGAAYSSAATVDPLATLVFTKSYTSGGDDLGKAAADAFADLADDLAAAGLSMESVVNVRGYLRSEKGEEMGDATGLWSGAFSEAFAANEHAPTRTTIGVTDLPDEALLALDAVVAAAPEAVAALDESWANGRIYFSGESAGALRAVRPYSSLLITSGVLADSLQGESAGFGSMEQQTSSVLSKLDAVLRSWGLGRSDLVFVRAMLSPEEVEEGGMATDFAGFDEGWASFWETASSEAPPLSVFSAPGFSSTGRIVEVEFYAAFPDAMGPFVPEDPGAEDAARGPAWREGSESSFLSRSVAVARDAKLTWFAGVIDRNETDIYKQAMQSLLTLESRLGEVGLDYPDVMQLRAYLNIQDSFRAEFGEWNKAYRRFFDHSKLNPDKPVRTAFPIEELPAGALIEIEALGVSY, from the coding sequence ATGACGCTTTTATCGAAGGAAGTGTTCAAGATTACACCGCTCGAAGGGGCGGCCTACAGTTCCGCGGCGACGGTGGATCCGCTGGCGACGCTTGTATTCACGAAATCATACACGAGTGGTGGCGATGATTTGGGCAAAGCTGCTGCGGACGCTTTCGCAGACTTGGCGGATGACTTGGCGGCAGCCGGGCTTTCCATGGAATCGGTGGTGAACGTGCGGGGTTACTTGCGATCTGAAAAAGGCGAAGAAATGGGGGACGCGACGGGGCTGTGGTCGGGCGCTTTCAGCGAGGCCTTTGCGGCGAACGAGCATGCTCCGACGCGTACGACCATCGGCGTGACGGACTTGCCGGACGAGGCCTTGCTGGCTCTCGATGCGGTGGTAGCTGCGGCGCCGGAAGCGGTGGCAGCGTTGGACGAGTCGTGGGCGAACGGGCGGATCTATTTCTCGGGGGAATCGGCTGGAGCGTTGCGAGCGGTGCGGCCGTACTCGAGCTTGCTCATCACCTCGGGCGTTTTGGCGGACTCGTTGCAGGGCGAAAGCGCAGGCTTTGGTTCCATGGAGCAACAGACGAGCTCGGTGCTTTCCAAGCTGGACGCAGTGCTGCGTAGTTGGGGCTTGGGCCGGTCGGACTTGGTTTTCGTGCGGGCTATGCTGAGTCCGGAGGAAGTTGAAGAAGGGGGCATGGCCACAGATTTTGCCGGCTTCGACGAAGGCTGGGCATCGTTTTGGGAAACGGCTTCGTCTGAGGCGCCGCCTTTGAGCGTTTTCTCGGCTCCCGGTTTTTCCTCCACAGGAAGGATCGTGGAGGTTGAGTTTTACGCAGCCTTTCCCGATGCCATGGGGCCCTTCGTTCCTGAGGATCCGGGCGCGGAGGATGCGGCGAGGGGACCGGCTTGGCGCGAGGGTTCGGAGAGCTCCTTTCTCAGCCGCTCCGTAGCGGTGGCCCGGGATGCGAAACTGACTTGGTTTGCGGGCGTGATCGATCGCAATGAGACGGATATTTACAAGCAAGCCATGCAGTCGCTGCTGACTTTGGAGTCGCGACTAGGCGAGGTGGGCTTGGATTATCCGGACGTGATGCAGCTGCGGGCGTATTTGAATATTCAGGACAGTTTTCGCGCGGAGTTTGGCGAGTGGAACAAGGCGTATCGCCGCTTTTTCGATCACTCCAAGTTGAATCCTGACAAGCCAGTGCGCACGGCTTTTCCGATCGAGGAGTTGCCGGCGGGAGCTTTGATCGAGATCGAAGCCTTAGGGGTTAGCTATTGA
- a CDS encoding FAD-dependent oxidoreductase, which produces MSSNFKRREFLRLAGLGLGLGMTRTLAHAADETEVHSLPRPHTSYPQFGRLPLVRASQDRIVKETVGLRPFRESGPNLSHEKIGDKSVFHNYGHGGSGWSLSWGTSSQVTTEALSTGAANFAVVGCGAVGLTSAILLQRAGKEVTIYCKERHPNITSSVATGVWSPDSRICLKDHATESFADWWNTTCRTSFKFYQSFLGLPGSPIEWVDSYAVSNTPWDAERPKDPNDTQPEYGHFRDYVKDLTPRFVDLDRSENPFREPYARKGSRMIFNISAYHQTLLREFTSLGGRIVTRDFQSPSQFQELPEPVIVNATGLGSQKLFGDKQMHPVRGQLTVLIPQPELNYSFSNNDAYVIPRRDGVVIGSSKNGIIDSTNLSVDPRQSFDAVAAIARSMTQSKIAKG; this is translated from the coding sequence ATGTCTAGTAACTTTAAACGCAGGGAATTCCTGCGCCTCGCCGGCTTGGGTCTTGGCCTCGGCATGACCCGAACTCTCGCCCACGCAGCGGACGAAACCGAAGTCCACAGCCTTCCCCGTCCGCATACCAGCTACCCGCAATTTGGGCGGCTGCCCTTGGTCCGCGCTTCCCAGGATCGCATCGTCAAGGAGACCGTCGGCCTACGTCCCTTCCGCGAGAGCGGACCCAATCTCAGCCACGAAAAAATCGGCGACAAAAGCGTCTTCCACAACTACGGCCACGGCGGTTCCGGCTGGTCGCTTTCCTGGGGAACCAGCTCCCAAGTCACCACCGAAGCCCTCTCGACCGGGGCCGCGAACTTCGCCGTCGTCGGCTGCGGCGCGGTGGGACTCACTTCCGCCATCCTGCTGCAACGGGCGGGCAAGGAAGTCACCATCTACTGCAAGGAACGCCACCCGAACATCACCTCCAGCGTGGCCACCGGAGTCTGGTCGCCCGACTCCCGCATTTGCCTCAAGGACCACGCCACCGAAAGCTTCGCGGACTGGTGGAACACCACTTGCCGCACCTCCTTCAAGTTCTACCAAAGCTTCCTCGGCCTGCCCGGCTCGCCCATCGAGTGGGTCGATTCCTACGCCGTCTCCAACACACCCTGGGATGCCGAACGCCCCAAAGATCCCAACGACACCCAGCCCGAGTACGGCCACTTCCGCGACTACGTGAAGGACCTCACGCCTCGCTTTGTAGACCTCGATAGAAGCGAGAATCCCTTCCGCGAGCCTTACGCCCGCAAAGGCTCCCGCATGATTTTCAACATCTCAGCCTACCACCAAACCCTCCTGCGGGAGTTCACCAGCCTCGGCGGACGTATCGTCACCCGCGACTTCCAAAGCCCTTCCCAGTTCCAAGAGCTGCCCGAGCCCGTCATCGTCAACGCCACCGGCCTCGGCTCCCAGAAGCTTTTTGGCGACAAGCAAATGCACCCCGTGCGCGGCCAGCTCACCGTACTCATCCCGCAACCCGAACTCAACTACAGCTTTTCCAACAACGACGCCTACGTCATCCCGCGCCGCGACGGCGTGGTCATCGGCTCAAGCAAAAACGGCATCATCGACTCCACAAATCTGAGCGTCGACCCCCGGCAAAGCTTCGACGCCGTAGCCGCCATCGCCCGCTCCATGACCCAATCCAAAATCGCCAAAGGCTGA
- a CDS encoding DMT family transporter, with the protein MQVADLAKLFGLSAVWGASFLFMRVAAPAFGPIPLMLIRVGTALLCFAPFFMRASVRAGLREHAKHLAVVGLLSTAVPFSLIAFATLSLEAGFTSLINATTPLFAASVGAVWLKIPLKRIQVLGLFIGVLGVLILVWGKLSFTAGGAGWAIAAGLLATLSYGISVHYSRRFLTDVPALVTSAGSMVSGTLVLLPLGLALWPEVNPSWLEWGCGVALGVFCTALAYVIFFDVIARTGATNASTVTFMVPGFAILWGALFLGETLSPRVVAGMLVTLAGTAFTLGIVPRFGRRRVKVA; encoded by the coding sequence ATGCAAGTTGCTGACCTAGCGAAGCTGTTTGGGCTGTCGGCGGTCTGGGGCGCGTCTTTCCTGTTTATGCGGGTGGCGGCTCCTGCGTTTGGGCCGATCCCCCTGATGTTGATTCGGGTGGGCACGGCTCTGCTTTGTTTTGCCCCGTTTTTTATGAGGGCGAGCGTGAGGGCGGGGCTGCGCGAGCATGCCAAGCACTTGGCGGTGGTGGGCTTGCTCAGCACGGCGGTGCCGTTCAGTTTGATCGCCTTCGCGACCTTGAGCTTGGAGGCGGGGTTCACCTCGCTGATCAACGCGACGACTCCCTTGTTTGCGGCGAGCGTGGGAGCGGTTTGGCTGAAGATTCCGCTCAAGCGGATTCAGGTGCTGGGACTTTTTATCGGCGTATTGGGAGTTTTGATACTGGTGTGGGGTAAGTTGAGCTTCACGGCGGGCGGCGCGGGCTGGGCGATCGCGGCGGGATTGCTGGCGACCCTGTCCTACGGGATTTCGGTACACTACTCGCGTCGCTTCTTGACGGATGTTCCGGCTCTGGTGACTTCGGCTGGCAGCATGGTGAGCGGGACTTTGGTGTTGCTGCCCTTGGGCTTAGCTCTGTGGCCGGAGGTGAACCCGAGCTGGCTGGAGTGGGGGTGCGGGGTGGCTTTGGGCGTCTTTTGCACGGCGCTGGCTTACGTGATCTTTTTCGACGTGATTGCTCGCACGGGGGCGACCAACGCCTCGACGGTGACCTTCATGGTGCCGGGCTTCGCCATTCTCTGGGGAGCGCTGTTTTTGGGTGAAACGCTGTCGCCACGGGTGGTGGCGGGCATGTTGGTGACCTTGGCGGGCACGGCCTTCACCCTGGGTATCGTGCCAAGGTTTGGGCGGCGGCGCGTGAAGGTGGCTTGA
- a CDS encoding methylated-DNA--[protein]-cysteine S-methyltransferase, which produces MSDYERIAKMIRYLDQFQGEQPSLQDLASFMGMSPHHLHRLFSSWASITPKDFLQCLTAAKARELLREGRSVLDTSLEVGLSGPGRLHDLCVKLEGATPGEIKSGGAEWEIRVGFADTPFGEACVAESPRGICHLSFLEGGDREVAWEKIRGEWPAAALAKDDERAAELLAGVFSGEPGKGLRALVRGTDFQVRVWQALIQVPAGSLVSYGQLAAAIGKPEASRAVGTAVGRNELAFLIPCHRVIRETGVIGNYRWGRDRKRAIIAWENGMRERSHASC; this is translated from the coding sequence ATGTCCGACTACGAACGTATCGCCAAAATGATCCGCTACCTTGACCAGTTTCAAGGGGAGCAGCCGAGCCTGCAGGACTTGGCGTCGTTCATGGGGATGAGTCCGCATCACTTGCATCGCCTGTTTTCCAGTTGGGCCTCCATTACGCCCAAGGATTTCTTGCAGTGCCTGACGGCGGCTAAGGCGCGGGAGCTTTTGCGGGAAGGTAGGAGCGTTTTGGATACGTCGCTGGAGGTGGGGCTTTCGGGGCCGGGGCGATTGCACGATCTTTGCGTGAAGTTGGAGGGAGCGACGCCGGGTGAAATCAAGTCGGGTGGCGCGGAGTGGGAAATCCGCGTTGGCTTCGCGGATACGCCTTTTGGCGAGGCCTGTGTGGCGGAGAGTCCGCGGGGGATTTGCCATTTGTCTTTCTTGGAAGGTGGCGATCGTGAAGTGGCTTGGGAGAAGATCCGAGGGGAATGGCCGGCTGCCGCGCTGGCGAAGGATGACGAGAGGGCGGCGGAATTGTTGGCGGGCGTTTTTTCGGGGGAGCCGGGCAAGGGCTTGCGGGCTTTGGTGCGGGGTACGGACTTTCAGGTGCGTGTATGGCAGGCTTTGATACAGGTTCCGGCGGGTTCGCTGGTGAGCTACGGTCAGCTGGCGGCAGCGATTGGCAAGCCGGAAGCGAGTCGGGCGGTGGGCACGGCGGTGGGACGCAACGAGCTGGCATTTTTGATTCCTTGCCACCGGGTGATCCGGGAGACAGGAGTGATCGGAAACTATCGTTGGGGACGGGACCGAAAACGCGCGATTATTGCTTGGGAAAATGGGATGAGAGAGAGGAGTCATGCAAGTTGCTGA
- a CDS encoding polyamine aminopropyltransferase → MKPASNSSANPSPAHSGTVPTLVIGLVMFIMGGCGMAYEYTLSKLASDILGNSVQQWAIVIAVMLFCMGLGAEIQRYISDRKVVDVLAYSQIALAVLGGFGPLAMLHVFSAFPSHFILTQYALVSAIGILVGFEIPLLTRINEQFSADVRSNLARILKMDYIGALIGALVWVFFLFRYFSMVQTSLLLALTTLASALLFIVTFKKRSRNSGRVIAAACVTMVLVSLGFAFERDWTESAEQRLYRDRIIFSETSKYQHVVLTESRDGSVSCYINGHLQFDGRDEHIYHEMLVHPAMSIAPRRERVLILGGGDGLALREVLKYDEVETVTLVDLDPVMTELAQNNEHFIRLNNDSLRDARVQSLENFAIEPTSEHLQINVTGRGALSQSVDQELPLVTVLNVDAAAFVAQAPGRYDVIIVDFPDPNSVELAKLYSQHFYGFLRQKLSADGIFVQQSTSPYHAKEAFLCIGRTITSAGFAAVPYHENVPSFGEWGWWIGGSETLYSEAKLRNTLANIPDLTAETRYLTPEMVRSSLQFGKSQLETNQTEISTITHPRIYNYYLEAWKHTRGIL, encoded by the coding sequence ATGAAACCCGCTTCGAACTCCTCCGCCAACCCATCGCCCGCCCACTCCGGCACCGTACCCACGCTCGTGATCGGACTCGTCATGTTCATCATGGGCGGCTGCGGCATGGCCTACGAGTACACCCTCAGCAAGCTGGCCTCCGACATTCTCGGCAACTCCGTGCAGCAATGGGCCATCGTCATCGCCGTCATGCTCTTCTGCATGGGACTCGGGGCCGAAATCCAACGTTACATCTCCGACCGCAAGGTGGTCGACGTGCTCGCCTACAGCCAAATCGCTCTCGCGGTGCTAGGCGGCTTCGGACCGCTGGCCATGCTGCACGTCTTCAGCGCCTTCCCCTCCCACTTCATCCTCACCCAATACGCTCTCGTCAGCGCCATCGGCATCCTCGTCGGCTTCGAGATCCCCCTGCTCACCCGCATCAACGAGCAATTCTCCGCCGACGTGCGCAGCAATCTCGCCCGCATCCTCAAGATGGACTACATCGGCGCCCTCATCGGCGCCCTGGTCTGGGTTTTCTTCCTCTTCCGCTACTTCTCCATGGTGCAAACCAGCCTCCTGCTGGCCCTCACCACCCTCGCCTCCGCCCTGCTCTTCATCGTCACCTTCAAGAAACGCTCCCGCAACAGCGGACGTGTCATCGCCGCCGCCTGCGTGACGATGGTTCTCGTCAGCCTCGGATTCGCTTTCGAGCGCGACTGGACCGAGTCCGCCGAGCAACGCCTCTACCGCGACCGTATCATCTTTTCGGAGACGAGCAAATACCAGCACGTGGTGCTCACCGAGAGCCGCGACGGCTCCGTTTCCTGCTACATCAACGGCCACCTCCAGTTCGACGGGCGCGACGAGCACATCTACCACGAGATGCTGGTACACCCCGCCATGAGCATCGCCCCGCGACGCGAACGCGTGCTCATCCTCGGCGGCGGCGACGGACTGGCCCTGCGGGAAGTGCTCAAGTACGACGAGGTCGAAACCGTCACCCTCGTCGACCTCGATCCCGTCATGACCGAGCTCGCCCAAAACAACGAGCACTTCATCCGCCTCAACAACGACAGCCTGCGCGACGCCCGCGTACAGTCGCTGGAGAACTTCGCCATCGAGCCCACCTCAGAACACCTGCAAATCAACGTGACCGGTCGCGGCGCCCTCAGCCAATCCGTCGACCAAGAGCTGCCTCTCGTCACCGTGCTCAATGTCGACGCCGCCGCTTTCGTCGCCCAAGCCCCCGGTCGCTACGACGTCATCATCGTCGACTTCCCCGACCCCAACTCCGTGGAGCTAGCGAAGCTCTACAGCCAGCACTTCTACGGCTTCCTGCGCCAAAAGCTCAGCGCCGACGGGATCTTCGTGCAGCAGTCCACCTCTCCTTACCATGCCAAGGAAGCCTTCCTCTGTATTGGCCGAACGATTACATCCGCTGGCTTCGCTGCCGTGCCCTACCACGAAAACGTCCCTTCCTTCGGCGAATGGGGATGGTGGATCGGCGGCAGCGAGACCCTCTACAGCGAAGCCAAGCTACGCAACACCCTCGCAAACATACCCGACTTGACTGCAGAGACTCGCTATCTTACACCCGAAATGGTCCGATCCTCCCTCCAGTTCGGCAAATCCCAACTCGAAACCAACCAAACCGAGATCAGCACGATCACTCACCCGCGCATCTACAACTACTATCTAGAAGCTTGGAAACACACCCGCGGCATCCTCTAG